The Betaproteobacteria bacterium genome has a window encoding:
- a CDS encoding cytochrome C oxidase subunit II gives MQQTAWAVSLLLMAVIVAIFMWVVWNASAKSAASASPYRLRVPLFWIALAAGAVIAYQTLTPWPLVAHAKSAAAPDVVIKVTGHQWRWDLSQDTVPAGQEVEFQVTSADVNHGFALYRNKTQLLTQTQVMPGYVNKLRYTFAEPGEYEVLCL, from the coding sequence ATGCAGCAAACAGCTTGGGCGGTATCTTTGCTCTTGATGGCGGTCATTGTCGCAATCTTTATGTGGGTTGTATGGAACGCCTCGGCGAAATCCGCCGCTAGCGCTAGCCCCTACCGGTTAAGGGTTCCTTTGTTCTGGATCGCCCTCGCCGCCGGTGCTGTCATCGCATACCAGACGCTTACGCCATGGCCGCTGGTGGCACACGCCAAATCCGCCGCCGCCCCGGATGTTGTGATCAAGGTCACCGGCCACCAGTGGCGCTGGGATCTGTCGCAGGACACGGTCCCCGCGGGGCAGGAAGTCGAGTTTCAGGTGACCAGCGCGGATGTCAATCACGGCTTCGCCCTCTATAGGAACAAGACCCAACTCCTCACCCAAACCCAGGTGATGCCGGGATACGTGAATAAGCTGCGCTACACGTTCGCCGAGCCCGGCGAGTACGAAGTGCTCTGTCTTTAG
- a CDS encoding cytochrome C oxidase subunit I: protein MNTATANTSGAKLAFQSYAGTGVLVFLLMMLAGAVLRMAQGTWLGIPANVFYQIMTLHGAGMVGTAGLAGAAVMWYFLRKYVKLSTGIFVTMLVLSLIGVVMILAAILIGGFAAGWTFLFPLPAKSNGMWSAHAAAGYIGGLLFIGVGFLLFYLDCAIAIIKRHGSLVKGLGLDQLFSGRIDTEHPPTVVASTMVAIINILGILAGAVVLVICLVNLYVPSFALDALLVKNMIFFFGHVFINATIYMAVIGVYEIVPAYTGRPWKISRPFLAAWAAVTLVVLAVYPHHTLMDFVMPPWALVLGQVLSYVSGIPVLLVTTWGLLANIHRSGVKWDLPLRLLVFSVLGWSIVVIPAIVDATIRVNLVMHNTLWVPGHFHLYLLLGLLPMLLGTLFYATTRNNWQESRADQAMFWVYGVAGLVFCMMFLAGGVQSTPRRFAEHATEWVPYAKTGAAAAILVVISALHLGAKLLRRLPHAVL, encoded by the coding sequence ATGAATACGGCAACGGCAAACACTTCCGGGGCGAAGCTCGCTTTTCAATCCTACGCGGGCACCGGCGTACTGGTGTTTCTTCTCATGATGCTGGCGGGTGCGGTACTGCGCATGGCGCAAGGGACCTGGCTCGGTATTCCCGCTAACGTGTTTTATCAGATCATGACTCTGCACGGTGCGGGGATGGTGGGCACGGCCGGTCTCGCGGGTGCGGCGGTGATGTGGTATTTCCTGCGCAAGTACGTGAAGCTTTCCACGGGTATTTTCGTGACGATGCTCGTGCTGTCCTTGATTGGCGTGGTGATGATCCTCGCGGCCATCTTGATCGGAGGCTTCGCGGCCGGATGGACTTTCTTGTTTCCGCTGCCCGCCAAGAGCAACGGCATGTGGAGTGCGCACGCCGCGGCTGGATATATCGGCGGATTACTCTTCATCGGCGTGGGTTTCTTGCTCTTCTACCTTGATTGCGCCATCGCCATAATCAAACGCCATGGCTCGCTGGTAAAGGGGCTTGGCCTGGACCAGCTATTCAGCGGCCGCATCGATACGGAACATCCGCCTACCGTGGTGGCGAGCACCATGGTGGCGATCATCAACATCCTGGGCATCCTGGCGGGCGCGGTGGTCTTGGTGATTTGCCTCGTCAATTTGTACGTGCCGTCTTTCGCGCTCGATGCGTTGTTGGTCAAGAACATGATCTTCTTCTTCGGCCACGTGTTCATCAACGCCACTATCTACATGGCGGTCATCGGCGTGTATGAGATCGTTCCCGCCTATACGGGGCGGCCGTGGAAGATTAGCCGTCCCTTCCTCGCCGCCTGGGCCGCCGTCACGCTGGTGGTACTCGCCGTTTATCCCCATCACACGCTGATGGACTTCGTCATGCCGCCTTGGGCATTGGTTCTTGGCCAAGTGCTCTCCTACGTGAGCGGTATTCCCGTGTTGCTGGTCACCACATGGGGCTTGCTTGCCAACATTCATCGCTCCGGCGTGAAATGGGATCTGCCGTTGCGACTGTTGGTGTTTTCGGTGCTGGGTTGGTCCATAGTGGTCATCCCTGCCATCGTGGATGCCACCATCCGCGTGAATCTTGTCATGCACAACACCTTGTGGGTGCCGGGGCATTTCCATCTTTACCTGTTGCTGGGACTGCTGCCCATGTTGCTCGGCACCTTGTTCTACGCCACCACGCGCAACAACTGGCAAGAGAGCCGTGCCGACCAGGCGATGTTCTGGGTATACGGCGTGGCGGGCCTGGTGTTCTGCATGATGTTTCTGGCTGGAGGCGTGCAGAGTACGCCGCGCCGTTTCGCCGAGCACGCGACTGAGTGGGTGCCCTATGCCAAGACCGGCGCGGCCGCGGCGATTCTGGTGGTGATCTCGGCGCTGCATCTCGGCGCGAAGTTGCTCAGGCGTTTGCCTCACGCGGTGCTTTGA
- a CDS encoding SCO family protein, with amino-acid sequence MSARSCSGVCLTRCFDLDVPASTLATALAFAIALATALGVGARVTDGFQAFTLESARRLEALRAPRAVTHLAFATPEGERVQLQRYAGQWVLVDFIYTGCQTLCTSLGSVYAQLQQRLGGEIASGHVRLLSVSFDPARDAAAQLLAYRARHSVSALGWDMARPSLEDLQDWFGSFGVVVIPDGAGGFAHNAAIHVVNPEGRLQAIANVGDTEEAIRHVRPR; translated from the coding sequence ATCTCGGCGCGAAGTTGCTCAGGCGTTTGCCTCACGCGGTGCTTTGATCTCGACGTGCCAGCAAGCACGCTTGCCACCGCTCTAGCTTTCGCCATTGCACTCGCCACGGCTCTCGGCGTTGGCGCGAGGGTCACGGACGGATTCCAGGCTTTCACGCTGGAGTCCGCCCGCCGCCTGGAAGCATTGCGTGCGCCACGCGCGGTCACTCACTTGGCGTTCGCGACACCGGAAGGCGAGCGCGTCCAACTTCAACGCTACGCCGGCCAGTGGGTGCTGGTGGATTTCATCTACACGGGTTGCCAGACGCTGTGCACTTCGCTCGGTTCCGTGTACGCGCAACTACAGCAACGCTTGGGCGGCGAGATTGCCTCTGGGCATGTGCGCTTGCTCTCGGTGAGTTTCGATCCCGCTCGCGACGCCGCCGCGCAACTATTGGCGTACCGGGCGCGTCACAGCGTATCGGCCCTAGGATGGGACATGGCGCGTCCTTCCTTGGAGGACCTGCAGGATTGGTTCGGCTCGTTCGGTGTGGTGGTTATCCCCGATGGGGCTGGCGGCTTTGCGCACAATGCGGCGATCCACGTCGTCAATCCCGAGGGACGCCTGCAAGCGATTGCCAATGTGGGAGATACCGAGGAGGCGATTCGCCATGTTCGGCCGCGTTAA
- a CDS encoding cupin domain-containing protein, producing the protein MASNEQNFVAHPSHQRKASVEEASALLPGPEAKPRSAGVFRHGSMLVKLFAPRGADVQTPHKQDELYFVARGSGWFVNADTRTRFGPNDMLFVPANVAHRFEEFSDDLMVWVVFYGPEGGE; encoded by the coding sequence ATGGCGAGTAACGAACAAAACTTTGTCGCGCACCCCAGTCATCAGCGCAAAGCCTCTGTTGAAGAAGCCTCGGCTTTGCTACCCGGCCCGGAAGCCAAGCCGCGTTCGGCGGGAGTGTTTCGCCACGGCTCCATGCTGGTCAAGTTATTTGCCCCGCGCGGTGCCGATGTGCAGACGCCGCACAAACAAGACGAGCTGTACTTTGTCGCGCGCGGGTCAGGCTGGTTCGTCAACGCAGACACGCGCACCCGCTTCGGGCCGAACGACATGCTATTCGTCCCTGCCAATGTAGCCCATCGCTTCGAGGAGTTCAGCGACGACTTGATGGTGTGGGTCGTGTTCTACGGGCCGGAGGGCGGGGAATAG
- a CDS encoding Zn-dependent hydrolase — protein MRTDTLSINGQRLWDSLMELAKIGATPKGGVCRLALTDLDKQGRDLVVSWAKAAGLQITIDKIGNCFMRRPGRDNSKPPICMGSHIDTQPTGGKFDGNYGVLAGLEVMRALNDAKVQTEAPLEVIFWTNEEGSRFVPVMMGSGVFCKDFTLEHAYNSKDVNGKTVKEELARIGYVGTEEPGQHPIGAYFEAHIEQGPVLEANDKVIGVVEAVMGLRWYDCIVTGLESHAGSTPMETRKDALQAATRIMQEVVAIANRYAPNGRGTVGFVQVFPNSRNVIPGQVKFSIDFRHPEKDTHNRMDADLRAFMARVGKDTGLPIELKEVSYYPPVPFHEACIGAVRRATEKLGYSNMPTISGPGHDAIFMARLAPAGMIFIPCKDGISHNEIEDAKAEHIEAGCNVLLHAVLERAGVAN, from the coding sequence ATGCGCACAGATACATTGAGCATCAACGGCCAGCGCCTGTGGGATTCGCTCATGGAACTGGCCAAGATCGGCGCCACGCCCAAGGGCGGCGTATGCCGCCTGGCCCTCACCGATTTGGATAAACAGGGGCGCGATCTCGTCGTGTCTTGGGCCAAGGCAGCGGGGCTGCAAATCACCATCGATAAGATCGGCAACTGCTTCATGCGCCGCCCGGGCCGCGATAACAGTAAGCCGCCCATCTGCATGGGCAGCCACATCGACACGCAACCGACGGGGGGCAAGTTCGATGGCAACTACGGCGTGCTGGCGGGGCTTGAAGTGATGCGCGCATTGAACGACGCCAAGGTGCAAACCGAAGCGCCTTTGGAAGTCATCTTCTGGACCAATGAAGAAGGCTCGCGCTTCGTGCCGGTGATGATGGGCTCGGGCGTGTTCTGCAAGGACTTCACCTTGGAGCACGCCTACAACTCCAAGGACGTGAACGGTAAAACCGTGAAGGAGGAACTCGCCCGCATCGGTTACGTCGGAACCGAGGAACCTGGCCAACATCCCATCGGCGCCTACTTCGAGGCGCACATCGAGCAAGGCCCCGTGCTGGAAGCCAACGACAAAGTGATCGGCGTGGTGGAAGCGGTGATGGGGCTGCGCTGGTACGACTGCATCGTCACCGGCTTGGAATCTCACGCGGGTTCCACGCCCATGGAAACCCGCAAGGATGCGTTGCAAGCCGCAACCCGCATCATGCAGGAAGTGGTGGCCATCGCCAACCGTTATGCCCCCAACGGGCGCGGCACCGTGGGCTTCGTGCAGGTTTTCCCCAACAGCCGCAACGTCATCCCTGGGCAAGTGAAGTTTTCCATCGATTTTCGCCATCCAGAAAAAGACACCCACAACCGCATGGACGCGGACCTGCGCGCCTTCATGGCCAGAGTAGGCAAGGACACGGGATTGCCCATCGAGTTGAAAGAAGTGTCCTACTACCCACCCGTGCCCTTCCACGAGGCTTGCATCGGCGCCGTGCGGCGCGCCACCGAGAAACTTGGTTACTCCAACATGCCCACGATATCGGGACCTGGCCACGATGCCATCTTCATGGCACGCTTGGCACCCGCTGGTATGATTTTCATTCCGTGCAAGGACGGCATCAGTCACAACGAAATTGAAGATGCGAAAGCCGAGCACATCGAAGCGGGATGTAACGTGTTACTGCACGCGGTTCTGGAACGAGCCGGCGTGGCCAACTGA
- the cofE gene encoding coenzyme F420-0:L-glutamate ligase encodes MIYEEADGGTPCLTLRALQGIGEVRPGQLIEDILIEALERNAIALAQHDVVAVCQKVVSKSENRYVDLDSVEPSTKALELAGKCAKDARYVEVVLREATAVVRCVKDVLIVRHRLGFVVANAAIDQSNVEGGDHRVLLLPENPDHSAARLREAIMKRTGTDVAIIITDSFGRAWRMGVCGVCIGCAGLMPLADQRGKPDRFGRALRITQVAIADQIASAATLVMGEGSEGLPMVIVSGVPSQAFGRPAPASALIRPAQEDLFC; translated from the coding sequence ATGATTTACGAAGAGGCCGATGGAGGAACACCCTGTCTAACGCTCAGAGCACTCCAAGGCATCGGAGAAGTTCGTCCCGGCCAGTTGATCGAGGACATCCTCATCGAGGCCCTGGAGCGCAACGCCATCGCGCTCGCGCAGCACGATGTGGTGGCGGTGTGCCAGAAGGTGGTGTCGAAATCCGAAAACCGTTATGTGGATCTCGACAGCGTTGAGCCCAGTACGAAAGCCCTGGAACTGGCGGGGAAGTGCGCAAAGGATGCGCGTTACGTGGAAGTGGTGTTGCGCGAAGCTACTGCCGTGGTGCGCTGTGTGAAGGACGTGCTCATCGTGCGGCACAGGTTGGGATTTGTGGTGGCCAACGCGGCCATCGATCAATCCAACGTAGAAGGGGGCGATCACCGAGTCTTGCTGCTGCCGGAAAACCCGGACCACAGCGCGGCGCGCTTGCGTGAAGCCATCATGAAGCGCACGGGCACTGACGTCGCGATCATCATCACCGATAGTTTTGGGCGCGCGTGGCGCATGGGCGTGTGCGGCGTGTGCATCGGTTGCGCGGGGCTGATGCCGCTTGCCGACCAGCGCGGGAAGCCTGACCGCTTCGGCCGTGCGCTGCGCATCACGCAAGTGGCGATTGCCGACCAAATCGCCAGTGCGGCCACCCTCGTCATGGGAGAGGGCAGCGAAGGTTTGCCCATGGTGATAGTCTCCGGTGTACCGTCCCAGGCATTCGGGCGGCCGGCGCCGGCCAGCGCGTTGATACGTCCCGCCCAAGAAGACTTATTTTGCTAG
- the fgd gene encoding glucose-6-phosphate dehydrogenase (coenzyme-F420), producing the protein MLKLGYKASAEQFSPKQLLEYACLAEELGFDSVFISDHFQPWRHTGGHAPFSLSWLGALGARTSRIVMGTSVLTPTFRYHPSVVAQAFGTLGDMFPGRIVLGVGTGESLNETPASGMVWPEQKERTARFRESIALIKQLWQEERVSFRGQYYRTENATIYNRPEEAVPIYVAAAGPVIAQFAGEHAQGFICTSGKAEGLYRDTLMPSLKTGLAKSGRAQDDIDRMIEMKVSFDTEHHRALHDTRHWGALALSPEEKMNVEDPMEIERLSDAMPVERTAKRWIVSTDPEEHVENIEPYIDLGFNHLVFHAPGPDQERFLRLYAKSVLPLLRERFGT; encoded by the coding sequence ATGCTCAAACTCGGATACAAAGCCTCCGCCGAACAGTTCTCGCCCAAGCAGTTATTGGAGTACGCCTGCTTAGCGGAGGAACTGGGCTTCGACTCGGTGTTCATCAGCGATCACTTTCAGCCCTGGCGGCACACGGGTGGCCACGCGCCCTTTTCCCTATCGTGGCTGGGAGCGCTCGGCGCGCGCACTTCGCGCATCGTCATGGGTACCAGCGTGCTCACTCCCACCTTTCGCTATCACCCTTCCGTCGTCGCTCAGGCCTTCGGCACCTTGGGGGATATGTTTCCCGGCCGTATTGTGCTGGGCGTGGGAACTGGCGAGTCGCTCAACGAAACGCCGGCGAGCGGCATGGTGTGGCCAGAGCAGAAGGAGCGCACGGCGCGCTTTCGCGAATCCATCGCGCTCATCAAGCAGTTGTGGCAAGAAGAACGCGTGTCCTTTCGCGGACAGTATTACCGCACGGAAAACGCAACCATCTATAACCGCCCGGAGGAGGCCGTGCCCATCTACGTAGCGGCGGCAGGGCCGGTCATTGCCCAATTCGCGGGCGAGCACGCGCAAGGTTTCATCTGCACCAGCGGCAAGGCGGAGGGACTTTACCGAGACACGCTGATGCCCAGCTTGAAGACAGGGCTGGCGAAGTCGGGCCGCGCCCAGGACGACATCGACCGCATGATCGAAATGAAAGTGTCCTTCGATACGGAGCACCACCGCGCCCTACACGACACGCGTCATTGGGGCGCGCTGGCGCTCTCGCCGGAAGAAAAAATGAACGTGGAGGACCCCATGGAAATTGAGCGTCTCTCTGACGCTATGCCCGTGGAACGCACCGCCAAGCGCTGGATCGTCTCCACGGACCCGGAGGAGCACGTAGAGAACATCGAGCCCTATATCGATCTGGGGTTCAATCACCTGGTCTTCCACGCCCCTGGGCCCGATCAAGAGCGGTTTCTTCGGCTATACGCGAAAAGCGTGCTGCCCTTGCTGCGTGAGCGCTTCGGTACTTGA
- a CDS encoding TIGR03842 family LLM class F420-dependent oxidoreductase codes for MEFGITFKGFVEPDRARYLVRMAEHAGFGYCWFYDSHILWRECYPAIAMCMEHTRTMRFGPLVTNPDVRDWSVAGSLFASLAKQSGGRMDVAVGRGDSSRRVMGNKPATLERVAKFVRAMKAMARGEDVSYPECQNPVKLAWAAGYDMPAWIAAYGPQALKCAGENADGLVLQIADVGLCKWFTDQALAAGRAAGRDMSKYRSMAAAPAYFGSAQQCFEATKWFPAMVGNHVADIVEKYGKDAHAVPESLTAYIEKRRGYDYSKHGQSDNPYLDFITPDVVESFCVLGTAEQHVTKLHALKAAGITQFNIYLDNGDEENIIATYGSKVIPSLR; via the coding sequence ATGGAGTTCGGCATCACCTTCAAGGGCTTCGTTGAACCGGACAGGGCTCGCTATCTCGTGCGCATGGCCGAGCACGCGGGCTTTGGCTATTGCTGGTTCTACGATTCGCACATCTTGTGGCGCGAGTGCTACCCGGCCATCGCCATGTGCATGGAACACACGCGCACCATGCGTTTCGGGCCGCTGGTCACCAACCCGGACGTGCGCGATTGGTCGGTGGCCGGTTCCTTGTTCGCCTCGCTCGCCAAGCAAAGCGGCGGGCGCATGGACGTGGCCGTTGGGCGCGGCGACAGCTCGCGGCGGGTTATGGGCAATAAGCCCGCGACCCTGGAGCGGGTCGCCAAGTTCGTGCGCGCGATGAAGGCCATGGCGCGCGGCGAGGACGTGAGTTATCCGGAATGCCAGAATCCAGTGAAATTGGCCTGGGCAGCGGGATACGACATGCCCGCGTGGATCGCGGCGTACGGCCCGCAAGCGCTGAAGTGTGCCGGTGAAAATGCGGATGGCTTGGTGCTGCAAATCGCCGATGTGGGCCTGTGTAAATGGTTCACGGACCAAGCCTTGGCCGCGGGACGCGCCGCGGGGCGCGACATGTCGAAGTATCGCTCCATGGCTGCCGCGCCCGCGTACTTTGGATCCGCGCAACAATGTTTCGAGGCCACCAAGTGGTTTCCCGCCATGGTGGGCAATCACGTGGCGGACATCGTGGAGAAGTACGGCAAGGATGCGCACGCCGTTCCCGAAAGTCTCACGGCCTACATCGAGAAGCGGCGCGGTTACGACTATTCCAAGCACGGCCAAAGCGACAACCCATATCTGGACTTCATCACTCCGGACGTGGTGGAGAGCTTCTGCGTGCTGGGAACCGCGGAACAGCACGTAACCAAGCTGCACGCGCTGAAAGCGGCCGGCATCACGCAGTTCAACATTTATCTGGACAACGGCGACGAGGAAAACATCATCGCCACCTACGGGTCGAAAGTGATCCCATCCCTTCGGTAA
- the cofC gene encoding 2-phospho-L-lactate guanylyltransferase — protein sequence MSTLLIVPMKDPASAKTRLSAAMHAEERENLARMLFANTLSFFAKQHPTMPRLVVTESESIAFASLRQGAQVLRETHRRGLNAAVEAAALWAVERGFTSTLIVAADVAVWEASEVQDLFVASIGRTVVIAEAVDGGTNALLLPAPNACPFRYGPGSALMHEIAAKQRGYRTQRLHLPFLARDVDTPGDLELFEIPERRGPRTQRSE from the coding sequence ATGAGCACGCTGCTGATCGTTCCCATGAAAGACCCCGCCAGCGCCAAGACGCGCCTGAGTGCCGCGATGCACGCGGAGGAGCGCGAGAACTTGGCCAGGATGCTATTCGCCAACACGCTTTCCTTCTTTGCCAAGCAGCACCCAACGATGCCCCGGTTGGTGGTGACGGAATCCGAATCCATCGCCTTCGCGAGCCTGCGCCAAGGCGCGCAAGTGCTGCGCGAAACCCATCGCCGAGGATTGAACGCCGCCGTGGAAGCCGCGGCTCTGTGGGCGGTTGAGCGCGGGTTCACCTCGACCCTCATCGTCGCCGCGGACGTGGCGGTGTGGGAGGCGAGCGAGGTGCAGGACTTGTTCGTCGCCAGTATCGGGCGCACGGTGGTCATTGCCGAAGCGGTGGACGGAGGCACCAACGCGCTGCTGCTGCCCGCCCCCAATGCCTGCCCGTTCCGCTATGGCCCTGGCTCGGCCCTGATGCACGAGATCGCCGCCAAGCAACGCGGTTATCGCACGCAGCGGCTGCATCTGCCTTTTCTCGCGCGCGACGTGGATACGCCGGGGGATTTGGAGTTGTTCGAGATTCCCGAACGGCGCGGACCGAGGACTCAGAGAAGCGAGTAG
- the cofH gene encoding 7,8-didemethyl-8-hydroxy-5-deazariboflavin synthase subunit CofH translates to MTDALNKASTEVRAILERALEGKEISREEGEVLFRAQDADLAALLATADQVRRQLVGENVSFVTVRNINFTNVCYMACRFCNFGVHREAPEAQWLSLEEVARRAQEAWQRGGTEVCIQGGLHPDLPADYYHRLVEAVKAKVPRMHIHAFSPFEIWYGAKKARMTPRALLSELKALGLGTIPGTAAEILDKEIRLQLTRNKLSAEEWVSIVRDAHAVGLRSTATIMYGHIDGPRHWAAHIDLIRSIQKDTGGFTEFVPLGFIHDQTRLFAEHEDARPGPTLDEHLRMHAVARLMLAGFIDNIQVSWVKLGPQTAQAILTCGANDMGGTLMNESISRAAGAKHGQEITPLEMVEIIRAAGRIPVQRDTLYRTLEVFDDHDPPEIPPLVERKPGVSPVAFLHRARAQVAS, encoded by the coding sequence ATGACGGACGCGCTAAACAAGGCCTCCACGGAAGTGCGTGCCATATTGGAGCGCGCGCTCGAAGGCAAGGAGATCTCCCGGGAGGAAGGTGAGGTGCTGTTCCGGGCGCAAGACGCCGATCTCGCCGCCTTGCTCGCCACCGCCGACCAAGTGCGCCGCCAGCTTGTGGGCGAGAACGTGAGCTTCGTCACGGTGCGCAACATCAACTTCACCAACGTATGCTACATGGCGTGCCGCTTCTGCAATTTTGGGGTGCACCGGGAAGCGCCCGAAGCGCAGTGGTTGTCCCTGGAGGAAGTGGCGCGCCGCGCGCAAGAAGCGTGGCAGCGCGGCGGCACCGAGGTGTGCATTCAAGGCGGGTTGCATCCGGATCTTCCCGCGGATTACTACCACCGCTTGGTGGAGGCGGTGAAGGCCAAGGTGCCGCGCATGCACATTCACGCCTTCTCGCCTTTCGAGATATGGTATGGCGCGAAGAAGGCGCGCATGACGCCGCGCGCCTTGCTGAGCGAATTGAAAGCGCTGGGTCTGGGCACTATCCCCGGCACGGCGGCGGAAATTCTCGACAAGGAGATTCGCCTGCAGCTCACGCGCAACAAACTCTCCGCCGAAGAGTGGGTAAGCATCGTGCGCGATGCCCACGCCGTGGGCCTGCGCTCCACCGCCACCATCATGTATGGCCATATCGACGGCCCGCGACATTGGGCGGCGCACATCGATTTGATTCGCTCCATTCAGAAGGACACCGGCGGTTTCACCGAATTCGTGCCCTTGGGCTTTATCCACGACCAGACGCGCTTGTTCGCGGAGCATGAAGATGCACGGCCTGGCCCCACCCTGGACGAACATCTGCGCATGCACGCGGTTGCGCGCTTGATGCTCGCGGGGTTCATCGACAACATCCAAGTCTCATGGGTGAAGCTCGGGCCGCAAACGGCGCAAGCCATTCTCACCTGCGGCGCCAACGACATGGGCGGCACCTTGATGAACGAGAGCATTTCGCGCGCGGCGGGCGCCAAGCACGGCCAGGAGATCACGCCGCTGGAAATGGTGGAGATCATCCGCGCGGCGGGCCGCATTCCCGTGCAACGAGACACGCTCTATCGCACGCTGGAAGTCTTCGACGATCACGATCCGCCCGAGATTCCCCCGCTGGTGGAGCGCAAGCCTGGAGTGAGTCCCGTCGCGTTTCTGCATCGCGCTCGCGCGCAGGTGGCCTCATGA
- the cofG gene encoding 7,8-didemethyl-8-hydroxy-5-deazariboflavin synthase subunit CofG: MTSFTVQEANAVAGLEAERLEDVRSRARAAADAHWGKTVSYSRKVFIPLTTYCRNTCGYCTFYKVPGQAGARYMTPEEVLDVARKGERLGCKEALFSLGEKPELRYQEARAALAKLGYERTLYYLRDMCALVLRETSLIPHVNAGTATVEDLLALKSVSGSMGMMIENVSRRLTGAGQVHHACPDKTPVQRLRTLESAGKAGVPFTTGILIGIGETWEERIESLAAIDQCHRKYGHIQEVIVQNFRAKPGTPMANHPEPSLDDMERTLAVARLLLSPEISLQAPPNLEDDFESYLDCGINDLGGISPLTLDYINPERAWPAIAELARRTQAKGYGLQERLTVYPRYLKPGQGSRFLDPRLAHLLSRMAGPSGMASAQVLS, translated from the coding sequence ATGACCAGCTTTACGGTGCAAGAAGCAAACGCTGTGGCGGGCCTAGAAGCCGAACGCTTGGAGGACGTGCGTTCGCGCGCACGCGCGGCGGCGGATGCGCACTGGGGTAAGACTGTGAGTTACTCGCGCAAGGTCTTCATTCCGCTAACCACCTATTGCCGCAACACCTGCGGCTATTGCACTTTCTACAAGGTGCCGGGGCAAGCGGGGGCGCGTTACATGACACCGGAAGAAGTGCTGGACGTCGCGCGCAAGGGCGAACGGCTGGGCTGCAAGGAAGCGCTGTTTTCCCTTGGCGAAAAGCCAGAGCTGCGTTACCAGGAAGCGCGCGCTGCGCTGGCCAAACTGGGCTACGAACGCACCCTCTATTACCTGCGCGATATGTGCGCCTTGGTTCTGCGCGAGACTTCGCTCATTCCGCACGTCAACGCGGGCACGGCCACGGTGGAGGATTTGTTGGCGCTCAAATCCGTGTCCGGCAGCATGGGCATGATGATCGAGAACGTGAGCCGCCGCTTGACCGGCGCGGGGCAGGTGCACCACGCGTGCCCCGACAAGACGCCTGTGCAACGCCTGCGCACCTTGGAATCGGCTGGAAAAGCCGGCGTACCGTTCACCACGGGAATCTTGATTGGCATCGGCGAGACCTGGGAGGAGCGTATCGAGAGCCTCGCCGCCATCGACCAGTGCCATCGCAAATACGGCCACATCCAGGAAGTCATCGTGCAGAATTTTCGCGCCAAACCCGGCACGCCCATGGCGAACCATCCAGAACCTTCCCTTGATGACATGGAACGCACCTTGGCAGTCGCGCGGCTGTTGCTCTCGCCAGAAATTAGCCTGCAAGCACCGCCCAATCTGGAAGATGACTTCGAGTCCTATCTCGATTGCGGCATCAACGATTTGGGCGGCATCTCGCCGCTCACCTTGGACTACATCAACCCCGAGCGCGCCTGGCCCGCGATCGCGGAACTCGCCCGGCGCACCCAGGCGAAGGGATACGGGTTGCAAGAGCGCCTTACGGTCTATCCGCGCTATCTCAAGCCCGGGCAAGGCAGCCGTTTTCTCGACCCGCGTCTGGCTCATCTCCTGTCGAGAATGGCCGGCCCGAGCGGCATGGCGAGCGCACAGGTGCTGTCATGA